One genomic segment of Impatiens glandulifera chromosome 6, dImpGla2.1, whole genome shotgun sequence includes these proteins:
- the LOC124942260 gene encoding histone deacetylase complex subunit SAP18-like, with translation MAGVGEPQRRQGRPYQPSRGPPGPPARGGPRFEPVDREKTCPLLLRVFTKTGSHHSDEDFAVRGKEPKDEVQIYTWKDATLRELTDLVKEVAPEARKREANLSFAFVYPDKHGRFVVKEVGRTHSYPNVRRPDNGSKALGDLGFQIGDYLDVAIQ, from the exons ATGGCCGGCGTCGGAGAACCTCAAAGAAGACAAGGTAGACCATATCAACCATCTAGAGGTCCTCCCGGTCCACCAGCAAGAGGCGGTCCTCGTTTTGAACCTGTTGATCGTGAGAAG ACTTGTCCTTTGTTGCTTCGAGTTTTTACAAAG ACTGGAAGTCATCACAGTGATGAAGATTTCGCTGTGAGAGGCAAAGAGCCAAAAGATGAAGTGCAGATATATACATGGAAGGATGCCACCCTTCGCGAGTTAACCGACTTg GTCAAAGAGGTAGCACCCGAGGCAAGAAAAAGAGAAGCTAATCTGTCATTCGCCTTTGTTTATCCAGATAAACATGGGCGTTTTGTGGTCAAAGAg GTTGGGAGGACTCATTCATATCCAAATGTAAGGAGACCTGATAATGGTAGCAAGGCATTAGGTGACCTTGGTTTCCAG ATTGGAGATTATTTGGACGTGGCTATTCAGTAA
- the LOC124942566 gene encoding agamous-like MADS-box protein MADS3, with protein sequence MGRGRVELKRIENKINRQVTFSKRRNGLLKKAYELSVLCDAEVGLIVFSSRGKLYEFGSAGVSKTIERYLRCCYNPHENVVERDTQNWFQEASKLKTKYESLLRTQRHLLGEDLGPLSVKELQNLEKQLEGALSQTRQRKTQIMLEQMEELRRKERHLGDVNKQLKIKVSLEMSSLGETDHDQDLRALPCSWNLDPSAAGSSSFTHHVLQSNPMDCEMEPVLQIGYNHYVTGEGSSVPRSLTAETADIVQGWVL encoded by the exons atggGAAGAGGAAGAGTAGAGTTGAAAAGGATAGAAAACAAGATCAATCGACAGGTGACGTTTTCAAAACGAAGAAATGGTTTGTTGAAGAAAGCTTATGAACTTTCTGTTCTTTGTGATGCCGAAGTTGGTCTTATCGTCTTCTCCAGTCGTGGAAAACTCTATGAATTTGGAAGCGCCGG TGTTTCCAAGACCATCGAAAGGTACCTACGTTGCTGTTATAACCCTCATGAAAACGTCGTTGAACGTGACACTCAG AATTGGTTCCAAGAGGCGTCCAAATTAAAGACAAAGTATGAATCACTTTTGCGTACTcaaag GCATCTTCTTGGAGAGGATCTCGGACCACTCAGCGTGAAGGAGTTACAGAATCTCGAGAAGCAACTTGAAGGAGCGTTGTCCCAGACTCGCCAACGCAAG ACACAAATAATGTTGGAGCAAATGGAAGAGCTGAGGAGGAAG GAACGCCATCTCGGGGATGTAAACAAGCAGTTGAAGATTAAGGTTTCGCTAGAAATGTCATCG CTTGGCGAGACAGATCATGATCAAGATCTTAGAGCCCTCCCATGTTCATGGAACCTTGACCCATCTGCAGCTGGTTCCAGCAGTTTCACTCATCATGTTCTTCAATCCAATCCCATGGATTGTGAAATGGAGCCTGTTCTTCAAATAGG gtaCAATCACTATGTTACTGGGGAAGGATCATCTGTTCCAAGGAGCTTAACTGCTGAGACTGCTGATATTGTTCAAGGTTGGGTTCTTTGA